A window of the Phaenicophaeus curvirostris isolate KB17595 chromosome 9, BPBGC_Pcur_1.0, whole genome shotgun sequence genome harbors these coding sequences:
- the LOC138724242 gene encoding probable serine/threonine-protein kinase DDB_G0290621, with amino-acid sequence MAPSSGGSGSDLDRLHEIASQFIPIREEDIIMGYLDSKGKFKRNDPPNVFPEKYEDTVEQKGDCLWELVSHKMNHMTKMALQALQHKNILPVKEIMHYFPMTTTLVSKPLDGNPKSLIEVAASPSMDDIKLLTCLEQVASAMAYLHSRSIIHCDLQCSYIYINSGDSCPEVMAKVCRWGRAVCLPHPGTDDNLFEPYVRKTMPADADKWAAPEVRNDGLYSRASDVFSFGIMIWEALTAQLSNLHMYKPLKPFHSLNSKEVLKFTELGSIPGDFGLPNLRRLIGCMKACWSHNPTRRPAFSTIIEMIKQEIQDRASEAARLSAVPSDTDMQDYDSVYFGSKALEEDSSNHIYDTVLELDRDLPQAAGNVLDPGDPHEVQPLERNELYFSKKDRWGEMVCELEAKRGIDRSPATFKETGWYSDTGIKWH; translated from the exons ATGGCTCCTTCAAGTGGAGGCTCAG ggtcagatctggacaggctgcaTGAGATAGCGAGCCAGTTCATTCCCATCCGTGAGGAAGATATTATTATG GGCTACCTTGACAGCAAAG GCAAGTTCAAGAGGAATGATCCACCCAACGTTTTTCCAGAGAAGTATGAAGACACTGTTGAGCAAAAG GGTGACTGCTTGTGGGAGCTGGTGTCACACAAAATGAACCACATGACCAAGATGGCTCTTCAAGCACTACAGCACAAGAACATACTACCAGTAAAAGAAATCATGCACTACTTCCCCATGACCACTACACTG GTCTCCAAGCCTCTTGATGGCAACCCAAAGTCCCTAATAGAAGTTGCTGCAAGTCCTAGCATGGATGACATCAAACTTCTCACTTGTTTGGAGCAGGTTGCTTCTGCCATGGCGTATCTTCATTCCAGGAGTATCATACACTGTGACCTACAATGCAGCTACATTTACATTAACTCTGGTGACAGTTGCCCAGAG GTGATGGCAAAAGTTTGTCGCTGGGGAAGAGCAGTCTGTCTGCCACATCCAGGGACAGACGACAACCTCTTTGAACCTTATGTGCGCAAAACTATGCCAGCTGATGCAGACAAATG GGCTGCCCCAGAAGTGAGAAATGATGGGCTCTACTCCCGAGCATCAGATGTCTTTAGCTTTGGCATTATGATATGGGAAGCTTTAACGGCACAGTTGAGCAATTTGCACATGTACAAGCCACTGAAACCTTTCCACTCACTGAACAGCAAAGAG GTTCTAAAATTTACGGAGTTAGGAAGCATTCCTGGTGATTTTGGCTTACCAAACCTCAGGAGACTGATTGGGTGCATGAAAGCCTGTTGGAGTCACAACCCCACCAGGAGACCTGCGTTTTCTACTATAATAGAGATGATCAAACAGGAAATACAAGACAG GGCATCGGAGGCTGCCAGGCTTTCAGCAGTGCCTTCTGATACTGACATGCAGGACTACGACTCTGTTTACTTCGGGAGCAAAGCCTTAGAGGAGGACTCTTCCAACCATATCTATGACACAGTTCTAGAGCTGGACCGTGATCTCCCACAGGCTGCTGGCAATGTGTTGGACCCTGGTGATCCCCATGAAGTCCAGCcattagaaagaaatgaatTGTACTTCTCTAAGAAAGACAGATGGGGGGAGATGGTGTGTGAGCTTGAGGCAAAAAGAGGAATAGACAGGAGCCCAGCCACTTTCAAGGAAACTGGATGGTATAGTGATACTGGCATTAAGtggcattaa
- the LOC138723989 gene encoding uncharacterized protein: protein MSFRPYWRNHCTSSFSNSFLQHRVLPYRETEDILKEMSYVSFQELDDCFMRYWDASNEWMRQQICQMLVKTIRRDFLTFSRLANLENLELKVRNLIQCNYSASNQELRIQQEKLHCWILAAMFVHVSTTNNGKLKALLRGMVFAKVPSGERNYEYVCLSAYQKIRMAISSAVKKQIPWPNFIEVYLKHLESFLRTLEKTATCANQRIMQFQLIQKQLQRVPWMIRHIFILVLTEKVFEDRLLAVSQLFFFHVCTKLGRKHWEILLEITERITEHIQASRTQGEVKECLHLLQSLWEWCTRTANKEKATLAMTILSHFFQKLLYHPLSEVRHCIAPLLFSKDGIYTDATKLGNRVIPADPRHVEAALREHLKITFPDLIFNGQMKTNASSIVVQGITPAGKAKIYIAKQQTLNEILQTNDTDCNCERFKEVIKIVALCQDRESIARLLMSSACGVPPLYMMEDGNPLLDFLQEKRNKVTQSIITGILQDIARAVRSCHQKRILLCNVTPASFTVVTGGQQGTGALQVQVKLSDFFQARLAPTEDERYYSASYYSYENIRSGHLKGDSEEPLSIYFSAPESLQYHIFSASSDSWGVAATFYSILLYGGQTYFELRHLPVSRFIEEICHGHKAQRPDSIPLKLWDIIAPNLEHDETKRTPMETLAEHLESYRRTLGMEITITG from the exons ATGTCATTCAGACCATACTGGAGAAATCACTGCACATCTTCCTTCAGCAACTCATTTTTGCAGCACAGAGTGCTTCCCTACAGAG AAACTGAAGACATCCTGAAAGAAATGTCCTACGTATCTTTTCAAGAGCTGGATGATTGTTTTATGAGATACTGGGATGCTAGCAATGAGTGGATGAGACAACAGATCTGTCAGATGTTAGTCAAAACCATCAGAAGGGACTTCCTGACTTTCTCTAGATTGGCAAACCTGGAGAACTTAGAGCTGAAAGTAAGAAATCTCATCCAATGCAACTACTCTGCTTCTAACCAGGAGCTTCGCATTCAGCAGGAGAAACTACACTGTTGGATTCTGGCAGCAATGTTTGTTCATGTCTCTACAACAAACAATGGAAAGCTGAAGGCTCTATTGAGGGGAATGGTCTTTGCAAAAGTCCCTTCTGGGGAAAGAAATTATGAGTATGTGTGCCTTAGTGCCTATCAGAAAATCAGAATGGCCATCTCCAGTGctgtaaaaaaacaaatacCCTGGCCAAATTTCATAGAAGTGTACCTGAAACACTTGGAAAGTTTCCTTAGGACACTGGAGAAAACAGCGACTTGTGCAAACCAGAGGATCATGCAGTTCCAGTTGATCCAGAAGCAGCTTCAGAGAGTACCCTGGATGATAAgacatatttttattcttgttctGACAGAAAAG GTGTTTGAAGACAGACTGCTTGCAGTCAGCCAGCTCTTCTTCTTCCATGTGTGCACAAAGCTGGGAAGAAAGCACTGGGAGATTCTACTGGAAATCACTGAGCGCATCACTGAACATATCCAAGCCAGCCGCACGCAAG GGGAAGTAAAAGAGTGCCTGCATCTGCTCCAAAGCCTGTGGGAATGGTGCACAAGAACTGCCAATAAAGAGAAGGCAACCTTGGCAATGACTATTCTCAgtcatttctttcagaaattactttaCCACCCGCTGAGTGAGGTGAGACACTGCATCGCACCACTACTCTTCAGCAAGGATGGCATATACACAGATGCTACTAAGCTGGGAAACAGAGTGATCCCAGCTGATCCCAGACACGTGGAGGCAGCTCTCCGAGAACATCTGAAGATCACCTTCCCTGATCTTATCTTCAATGGACAGATGAAGACAAATGCCAGTAGCATTGTTGTGCAAGGTATCACACCTGCAGGCAAGGCAAAGATCTACATAGCCAAACAACAAACCCTGAATGAGATCTTGCAGACCAATGACACTGACTGTAACTGCGAAAGATTTAAAGAAGTGATCAAAATAGTGGCTTTGTGTCAAGACAGGGAGTCCATTGCCAGGCTGCTAATGTCCAGTGCCTGTGGAGTCCCTCCACTGTACATGATGGAAGATGGGAACCCGCTGTTGGatttcctgcaggaaaaaagaaataaggtcACCCAATCCATTATAACAGGCATTTTACAAGATATTGCCAGAGCTGTCAGGTCATGTCACCAGAAAAGGATCTTACTTTGCAATGTCACTCCAGCCAGCTTCACTGTGGTCACCGGTGGACAACAAGGAACTGGGGCACTTCAAGTGCAGGTCAAGCTGTCTGATTtcttccaggccaggctggctCCCACAGAGGATGAGAGATACTATTCAgcttcttattattcttatgAAAACATCAGATCTGGCCACCTCAAAG GAGACAGTGAGGAGCCATTGTCCATATACTTCAGTGCTCCTGAGTCCCTACAGTATCACATCTTCTCTGCTTCATCTGATTCATGGGGTGTTGCTGCAACGTTTTACTCCATTCTCCTGTATGGTGGGCAAACATACTTTGAGCTCAGGCACTTGCCTGTGTCCAGATTCATAGAAGAG ATCTGTCATGGGCATAAGGCCCAAAGACCAGACTCAATTCCTCTGAAACTGTGGGACATAATAGCCCCCAACTTGGAGCATGATGAGACAAAGCGTACACCCATGGAGACACTGGCAGAGCACTTGGAAAGCTACAGGAGGACTCTGGGTATGGAAATCACCATAACTGGATAG